TGGTCCTAACTTGTTCTTAGTGGAGTGGATTGAATGAAAAAGACCCATGGGAGAAGTATCAGACTGTAATGTTTCCAGTACAAAAGTAGAGAGTGACACATATTCTGTCATATGACTGAGCAGGAACTTAGAGACTTCAGGGCTCTTGGGCTATTACTTTGTTTGGAATTTTTAATTGTGCATCCTGTCTCAATCTCAGACTCCTGGAAAACTTATTAGAAGTTAAAAGTGTATTTCAAACTGTTAGTGTTTCCATATGTAGGCAGACAGTCTCCATAGCTGTTAATTAGTGTTTTTCATGTATGAAGACATTTGATTAATACTGATGCTATTTTTAGAAACCTGTTGTTTGAAACCCCCTTGCCACAGTTCTGATTGCCACAGACGGTTATATGCAGGCTTTCTGTCACCAAGTCTCTATCACTAACGTATGTTGTTAGGAGAAAAGAGTTGATGCAGGTGTATGCATCAAACCagtgtggaaaaggaaaatgttaatCCATACCCATCTAGTTTCAATACCATAAGTTGAAGGAAGACACAGCATGGGATAAGGCAGAAAAAGGGTCCTTTCTGAGGAATGTACATATGTTGTGAGCATGGGTCCCTTTTACAGACCCTCTGTGCCTTTGCTCCTGCTGTGCATCATAGACTGATCTGTGCAAGGCTGATTAAAACTTTCAGGATTTAGAAAATGTCTATTATATTCAACAACCAGCTATGGGAAAATCTCAGGGCAGACAGATGCTTCACAGTGTGGTCTAGCTAGGCCAGCTGCACTTAAGTTTTTAATTCTTTTGTGCTCCCACTTGGCAGCCGCTTCATGATGGACTCCATTTCTAGACCAGTTACTGAGTTTTGCCTTGATCTCTACAAAAAGCTCAACAGAAGTGCAGAGGACACAAATATTGTCTTCTCTCCTATGAGCATCTCTGTTGCCCTGGCCCTGATCCATCTTGGTGCAAAAAACAACACTGCTGCTCAGATAGAAAAAGTGAGTATGAATGAACCATGGTGAGGTGCTGTCACATCACTTGCTGTTCCCTCAAAGGAAATGTTTGGCATCCCAGCACGGCACACGTGTGGGAAACCTGCACAAGGGCAGGCACAGGTGCTGCCTTCACAGCTATGCTGGGAGCACTACGATCCCTGCCATCTGCTGGTGTGAGTCTCATCATACCCCCTGCAAGAGCACAGAGCAAGGGCTGACTGAGGGGAGGCGATACAGCACAGTGGGGTGCTCTGGCTTTCCCCAAGCCTGTGGTAGAATATCAGGCTTTATTTCAGAATTATGGGCAGGGGTTTCCTCTTGTGGTTGCTAGGAGAATACTGAGAGAGTCTGGGTGGACAGTGGGGAGAACTGCAGACACCTGAAGGGGTTACACCTGGGTGGCTGAAAGCATTAGCTCACTTGTCCCTTATGACATTCAAGAGTCAAAATATCTCACCCCACAGAGCCCAGGTGGGCAAGGAGGAAGTGAAGGAGGCCACCCCTCCAGTCACTGTGTCTTTACCTCCTGCAGTGCAAGTTCTGCTTTCTACaatctttcttctcttttctttttttctttcttctctctacCATGAGTGGTAGAAGAACACTAATCCTAAGGCAGAGCTTCTCACTGGGGTGTGGTGTGTTGACctttgctgtggctgccaggTGTCCACCCAGACACTCTGAGTCTGTTCTCTCTGCACAGAGACCACCCCTACAGCCCCCTGGCTACCATAACCCTGACACATTAATACTTTAGACAGGGACTCCTGCTTATTTTAGGAAAGCAATGGGAATTGCTCAATATCAGTATCCTCTGAAAAACGAGAGTAAGTCTATGTATGATGCAACaaaattttaatagaaaaactGCTAAAAATTTTCAGTGATGTATATTTGCACAGTAGAAACAAGGACTGGTTTCCATTAAGAGCACTGTGGTTTTGATCTATTTCTTAAGCTAATGCTAATGTCAAGAATGATTGCAAGAAGCCAGTTTtgatgtttttaaagaaaattaatttttgtctctttacTTGGGGCaactttttgttttgaaatttaaGATAACTGtagcaatgaaaacacaaatCAAATATAAACATTTTGAGGTAGTGAAGAGTAACATTTTGAGGGATTAAGTGCAAGTTCTTCTTGGTTTGTTAACACAGAAAAGTGAGTCTGAACATGAATGTATGAACAAGTTCAAGTCTGTCATTTCAGCTGACGAGTGAAGCTGATAAAACATCTTTCATGGATCTACACTACTTATCCAATAGGGCACAGCAAAGCTTTTAAACAAGGAATGCGGTTTTATCCCAGTTACAATTGACATAACTTCACCTGCAGGTGCTCCATGTCAGGAAAGCTGCAGGAAGAATGAGTCTTGGATCTGATCACGAGAGCGCAGCCCCAGAAATGGAGCCAGAAGGAAGCCTGGAGAGTCAGCCTTCCTTCTCAGAGGTGTGTCCTTGGGTGGGGAGCCCTGCCTTCACTGGGTGGCAGGTTAGTGCGGGTCAAACTCTAGGGTTTGCCACTGGAGGGAGTCAAGATCACATGCTCAGAGTCTGTCTAATCCTCTAGGAACTGGCTGACacaaggttttattttattaaggGCCAGTAAGTCAATACCACAGCCATCTCATCTGAAGGAGGATCAGGCTACAAAGCTTGGACTAGCTGGATTTAAAAATCAGTACAGCAGGAGTTATCCTTATAATGTTATCTAATCAAGATGCAAATTAGCAACCAAAGCTGTACAGAGGaatcattttaatttttgtttttgtgttacTCCCAGTGTAACAAGGAGGGAGACCTTAACCATAAAGTGTTCCAGGAGCTGCTTTGGCAACTACAAAACCTTGGTGAAAAATACGTTTTAACCTTGGCCAACAATCTCTTTATACAACAAGGATTTGAGCTCCAGCAGGTAAGTCACCTGCTAACTGCTGTGACCATGACCTCAGGCTTACCTATAACTGTGAGCCTCACTGTTGCCCCTCTTGTGTGTGTTTTGGAGCACGTGATATACTACATGGAGGTATAGCTCTTGAGGCTGGTGGGAAAGAGACAAGACTGTCAACTTTCCAtgcttgtattaaaaaaaacaaaacatcaccaccaccaccaaaaaacccgcaaaaaacccacacaaaaaaaaacaaaaaacaaaaacaacaaaaaacccccacaaaaaaaaaaaacccaaaacaaacaaaaaacaaacacccaaacacacaaaaaaccaaacagaaacaaaccaCCCTGTGGATATCAAAGGTTATAGAGCAAAAATAAAGCAGGGATCTGTTCATTTTTGGCACATTTTTTATATGTGTGCAGTCAGCTACAGCCAAAAATAGCCTATTCAAGCTGTGTGTAAACTACCTACTTCAGGTCTTGCAAGTGGAACAGCTGAGGCAGCAGTAAGCTTGGAGAAGGTTTATCTCCAGGAATGTTGTACAGGTTCATGCACAGGACTGCTCTGCTGAATTTCTTGCTCCTTTCCTACAGAATGACTGAGTAGTCTTGAGACTACTTGGTATGGCTAACTTGTTGGTCACATCTTTGCTTTTCTGTCAATTATTTCAATACTTAAGCATCAAACAACTCGTCTTGAATTTTTTAATCCGAACCTCAGTTATGCACTTCTCCATGACAAGACTCattcttctggttttctttttacttatttacatttttaaccTATGCATTAGAATATCTTTTTCAAAGATCCTCTGAATAAACTTCAGATACTTGACAtttccaaaatgaaattttgcCTTACAGATTCAACAGGTCCCTCACCATTTCTAAAATACTATCAAGAGattgatttcttttaaaaggcAATAAGTGCTTAATTGATTTGACCAATTAATaatctttattttgctttacagCAATTTCTAATGTGTAGCAAGGAACTATATGGGGCAATGCTGCAAATAGTAGACTTTCATGGTGCTGTTGAAActgccagaagaaaaattaatgctTGGGTTGAAAGTGAGACACAAGGTAAATCAAAGCAAAACTATAGCCATTCTATCCCTGCCTTCCTACATGGGTTCAACAAATGAAATTCTAGGGTAGGAAAAGCAAAGACCTGTTCACAATTCTGTGTGTTCACTCTTATGCTGTTTAAGGGTAATTTGTCTTCTCATCCGCTCTTGAAATATTACAGTAAGTTACCAGCTAAATTACTTATGAGTTAAATATATGtttgctgtaaaatattttttattcccACCCTTATGCCTGGCCTGATAATTGCAGTAATAGCTATAAGTCTTGACCAGACAAACTGCCCCTACAAACAGCCATAAATGCAAATTCAGAACACCAGGGGATAATTTGGTGACCCCCATTCTCCCTGGCTGGTAACAGGGCAGAGGAATCTTCCTAAACAAATAGGAAATTTGTTTACCTGTATTGTTTTAGTCCTTTGAATAAACCGAGAACTGTGTTTCTAAGTTTTTCCAAAACTAAGTTCACAGACCAATAATAGAGTCTCAATCTGGAGTCTTAATGACAGCTAACAAATACTTCTGTGTTTCAAAATTCCCTTTAGGTAAAATCAAGGAACTCTTTGCACCTGGTGTGATTGATGGACATGCATTGCTGGTGCTTGTGAATGTAATCTACTTTAAAGCATCCTGGGAATGCAAgtttgaggaagaaaaaacagTTCAGAGGGATTTTAAACTGAATCAGGTACATCTGCATTCTGTAAACCTTAACACTATTCACCTTAGACACTGTGAGCATTGCAGTAAGCATAACAACGTCCAGGGCTGAGCTGCCCTGTGTGTAAGCTGTGGGTGTGTTGGGAACTTAAGTTGCTCCCCCTGTTGGGTAGAGGTGTTGGTAAGAGCTGTATTGCCTAACTGACtgtgtaattttcttttcaatagaACAGAAAGAAACCTGTGCAGATGATGTATCAGAAAGGCAAATTTAAACTGGGCTACATTGAGGAGGTGGGTGCTCAGATCCTTGAACTCCCTTATGCTCAGAAGTCACTGAGCATGATCATCCTGCTGCCCGGGGATGCGGCTGATGGGTCTGTCAGTGGGCTGGAGCAGGTAAGGCAGTACATGTCATGGACGAGGGCTGGAAGCCAGTTGTCTGAATTAACACTGGGTAATGATCTCGAATTTTCAAAGCTTCCCACCTATTTTaatctcctttcccccctcaTCTTACAGATTGAAAGCACAATCACCTATGAAAATTTAATGCTGTGGGCCTCCTCAGAGAACATGTTTGAGACAACAGTGGAGGTTTACCTGCCCCGATTCAAGATGGAAGGCACCTTTAACCTCAACGAGGTTTTACAAGAGATGGGGATGACTGACATCTTCACTGAATCAAAAGTTGACCTTTCTGCAATGACATTTGCAAAATCTCTGGTGCTGTCTAACGTTGTCCACAAGGCATATGTGGAAGTCAATGAGGAAGGCACCGTGGCGGCTGCTGGCACAGGTGCTTCCATTGTGAGGAGGTCTCTGCCTCTCACAGAGATGTTCATGGCTAATCACCCTTTCTTATTCTTTATTAGACACAATCCTACCAATAATATAGTTTTCTTTGGCAAACTGTGTTCACCTTAAAATCAGGGCCATTTTCTAACACTGTGAGGAACACCTggatgaaaagcagaaattgtatttttctcCCAAATGCTTTCTTAATCCTTTGATAGCTAGTTTGTACTTCAAAATAATCACTACAGCCAGTTTTGCTTAGAACCTATGAATCCAATGCTCTGTCACTAGGCTCCTTGAATTGTAAATATTGATCTGAATCCAGAATATGAGTAAATTTTACCTTAAGCTCACTGGATATGAATAACACTTTGTTTCCTTGATGTGCATATGTGCTCATGGTGACAGTAGGGTTGAGGTGGGAAGGGAGCTCTGGAGGTTATCTGGTCCCTCTCCCCTGCATGAGCAGGGCCATCTACAGCTGGTTGCCCAAAACTGAGTCCAGATTCCTTTTGGATGTCTCCAAAGATGGAAACTCCACCACCTGTCTGGACAACTCTCCTGTGTTAAGTTCTCAAATAACTCCAAAGAGAATTTTGTATGCATGGTGTCTGCAGGAACAGATGTATTTCTAAAGGAGCCATGTATTTCTAAAGATGGTTAATTATTTACATAGTATAGAAGTCTGTCTTTTATATGGGGATAAATCAAACTATTTGTCTCAAGGTTTTaaagaacaggaagaaaatggTCCAAAGCATCCCACTGAAGTCACTGATGTGGAACGCTGTAGCAATGAATTTCCaagaaatatgttttctttttcccatgttGCTGAGTGGTGAATTTAGAAATTCTGAGATGCAAATCTAAGAGACAGAGCTCTCTCCATGCTTTGAAGAATGAGGAAAGGTTTTTTCAAGTGCAGTATAAATCGTGGAAATGTTAAACAGTTAAACATGACCTGGGAATGCTTGTGGGAGAAAAATTAAACTTCTTTCCAGATGATAGGGAGACATTACTGATAATTTCCTGGTTTAACATAAGTGACGTCTTCCTCAGAGGGATGAGGTTTAAGAAATTAACATTTGTaatgtgcttttaaaatttatatataatgGAGAATCAGTGAATAACATGTTTAATGCACAGAATTATATACGGCTTCAGGAAGGAGAAGACACATTAAAAAATGATATGTCTCTCCTAAATAGAATATAGGCTGGCTTTAAACTTGTACATCCAAAAAGCCACCTGAAAGAAAAATTCCCTCGTCCAAAATGTGTAGgcattttgttttctccttttgtaAATTTGCTAGCAGCTAtcattttcctttgatttcTCTGAACTATCTTGGTGTGAGCAATTAGAGGCTTTGCCCATGTTGAAATTCAGGAGCAAGGTAAGATGAGGTGTAAATTCCTGGAGAACATCCAGTGAATGGATTCAAAGCAGACCTTGAGAAAGCTGCTCAAATAGGTCTCCTGAAAAATGCCATTACaatgactaatttttttttctgttttttaaaattcaaaatagtACCTAATGTCTGTAATGGAGAAATTCATGTTGCTCAGGAAGTGAAGGGCCTGTATACCATATCCTTGCTGAAATTCAAGCCTGCAGCTCTCAAGAGAATGCACCAAGTGCTCTCAGGCACTAGGCTTTAGCATAGGCTGCAGGGCAAAACTGCCCACCTTTATTTTGAAGTCCTTACATGAAAGAATGCAGCTCAAAGGCACAAGAAGAGAATTCCAGGACTGATAATTTTGCAGTTCAACAACTGCATTATAGATGAGTTCTGGTTTCCAGGGTCTGGTGCCATTCCTGTTTTAGTCCagtaataaaggaaaaaattatctgTATGTGGATGTCTATCTTAACTAGAATGCTATGGAAGAATTTTTGTCTGTATTTTTCTGATAGCATgaatttttcttcactttcctAATATCTGCCTAGAAAAGAACATAGTGAATGAAGTAGGTCAGCTGTGAGTTTCCTCTCAGCTCTTCAGAGAGTGCTGCTGTGCAGCTTATGCATCTGAATCCTCAGGCATGAAATTAGATATTCTTAGTTATGGGATGGCGAGTCACAGCTTTTGTGTAAGAGCACTTCCACCTACACATCTCCAAGATTATTTTGCAATCCTCCCTCATTTGAGTGCTACAGTTTGGAAACAGAATCCAGCTTTCCCACACACTTACTGACAGTTTTAAACATGCTGGAAAAGCATCCCCAAAGGACCTCTCTTGCCAATCCTGATGGATGCCTTATTTTCTTGTGCAATGCCTCATGAGGAGGTAGCTTTTGCCACAGCCCTAGTTGCAGCCTGCAACCTCCCAGCACCAGCTGCCGCTCTGCCTCCACTCACACCCCGACAGCTCCTTTTCCAAGAGACCCCCACTGCAGCCCACTCTGCTGCCTCTCACTTCTCTCCCTTGCAATCTGTCAGCATGAAGCTGTCCCAAAAGTGGGCCACCAATGACCAGTCCTGCCTTTTCCACAGCTTTCAGCTTGCCCAGTGAGGAATCATCTTACTAAATTGTAGTGGGATGACCACTGTGGGGAAAGGCTTTCTCAAACTAGAGTTTCATGACAGGAAAAGTCTCCTCAGTCATATTTTCAGATTATATTAATGCAATCATTGCATGTTTTCTAGTGGGGACTTAGCTGCATTTTGCTTGATGGGTTTAGCTGCTGGTCTTCTGTGAGAAATGCAATATTCTGcccagagcagtgctgagcacagtgCCTGTTGGCCTAAAATATAGGCATTGCTCAGCCCACAGCCACCCTCCAGACACCAGGAGGAAACACTGTGGAAAAACTGACTGCTGCTTGTGATGCAGAGCAGCCTCCAGGCTTGAAGAATGAGTGCTTTGGCAGCATGGAGCTATTTCCTTGCTCATGAATGGTGATGAATATGAAGGATCCTGAAAGACATGCCCAGGGGCTTTGGTGTATCTCTTGTACCCCAGACAGGAACAACTCCACCTTGCTGCCTTATTTGCTTGGTGCAAACCTTCCAGAGGTGCAGACT
This sequence is a window from Anomalospiza imberbis isolate Cuckoo-Finch-1a 21T00152 chromosome 1, ASM3175350v1, whole genome shotgun sequence. Protein-coding genes within it:
- the LOC137478314 gene encoding serpin B12-like, producing MMDSISRPVTEFCLDLYKKLNRSAEDTNIVFSPMSISVALALIHLGAKNNTAAQIEKVLHVRKAAGRMSLGSDHESAAPEMEPEGSLESQPSFSECNKEGDLNHKVFQELLWQLQNLGEKYVLTLANNLFIQQGFELQQQFLMCSKELYGAMLQIVDFHGAVETARRKINAWVESETQGKIKELFAPGVIDGHALLVLVNVIYFKASWECKFEEEKTVQRDFKLNQNRKKPVQMMYQKGKFKLGYIEEVGAQILELPYAQKSLSMIILLPGDAADGSVSGLEQIESTITYENLMLWASSENMFETTVEVYLPRFKMEGTFNLNEVLQEMGMTDIFTESKVDLSAMTFAKSLVLSNVVHKAYVEVNEEGTVAAAGTGASIVRRSLPLTEMFMANHPFLFFIRHNPTNNIVFFGKLCSP